AAATTCGGCTACATGCTCCTGCTGCATGGATTCTGGTACATTCAGTTGGATGGAACCTGCATCAATGATTTTTGCGATCCCTTCCCCTAAAGCAGCGTTGATGGTATCTCCCACCCGCCGGGCCGTGGTAAAATCGGGCCGGAACAAAGACAGGGTTAAATTTTTTTTCCCTTCCAGTTTAAAGGGGATTTCTCGTTCCACCGAGGCCCCGTTGATAATCCGGGCGGTGAGAAGATGACTGCTCCGATCGTTCATACCGGCGGGAATGGCAAGACTGATTGCACCCTGGGCAATGGCATAAACGTTACCGTCAACCCCTTTCAAGGGCATCATTAAGAGTGTTCCGCCCTTAAGACTTGTGGCATCACCCAACGATGAAACCGTGATGTCAATGCGGTCGCCGATCCGGGCAAAGGGCGGAATATTTGCTGTGCCCATGACAGCCGCCACATTCTTCACCTTGATCTGGCTTTTGTCAAAATGAAGATTCATCTTTTTAAGCATATTGGTCAAAGACTGCCGGGTGAATAGAATATTGTTTTTATCACCGGTGCCGTTCAACCCCACCACCAGGCCGTAGCCCGTGAGTTGATTGGCACGGACCCCCTGGATTGCGGCCATGTCTTTGATCCGGGTGGCCGTGGCCGGCGCCGAAAAGGAGAGTAGGCACAGCAGGGTCCCCATACCGATCATTAATTTTTTTAACCGATTGTTCATGATGCCCGCTCCTTTTATATTTTCCAACTATTACCAGGGCCAGATATTGTCAATGATCCGTGTCCCCCAGCCCGGCTTTTGTTTGTCTGCAAGGGCGCCTTTGCCGTAATATTCAATGCGGGAGTCAGCCAAAGAGGTCGACTCCACCCGGTTGTCCGAATCAATATCGTCGGGTCTTACAATGCCTGAAACCATGATGTACTGGACTTCGTTATCCACTTTCATGGCCCTGCGCCCGAAGATGCTTAAATTCCCGTTGGGCATGACTTCGGTCACCCGGGCTGCAACCGATGCTGTGACCTGACCGGATCGGTCGCTTGTGGCTTCCCCTTTGGTGGAATTCTCAAAACTGGTGTCAATGAGCTTGTCACCGACAGTACCGCCAAGATGCGTGACTTTTCCAAAGGCATTTAACGTCGGCACCCCCACCGACATACTTGTTGTCCGCTTTCCATCGGAATTTACCTCCATTGTTGAAGAAGAATTCTCCACAATATCCACGATCACCGTGTCTCCAATATAAGCCGCTTTGGTGTCATCCAGCAGAAATCTGTTCTGGGCCGTCCAAAGAGAGCCCTCTGCAGGCTTGGCCATGGTGTAATTGGGCTGCACGGCGGGTTCCGGCATTGCGTCCTGGGGAATCGCACTCAAGGCCGGTTCTCCGCCACCGGACATACAGCCGGTAAATGTTGCCGCCATAAGAATCAATAAAAATGCCAACATCTCTTTTGTTATTAGATTTTTTTGAATTGAACGCATAGCAAATCTCCCGGCTAAAAAACGACTTCCACGGTGCCGTCTGATGTAACAAGACCGCGCACAAGTTTTCCCGATGTTAAATTCTGAACAGTCACAGGTTGGCCCGGATAGCCGTCTTCCTTGCTGATGCCTAAGGTAATAATGGATAAACGGTTCTTCTTGGCCATCAGTTTTATCACGGCGCCTTTTTCAATGGCCGGGGCCCTCTTGAATTCTTTTTGAGTAACACATTTCCCTTTATCAATGCTTCGGGTCACCACCATGCCGATGACCTGATCAACCGAAGTTA
This window of the uncultured Desulfobacter sp. genome carries:
- a CDS encoding flagellar basal body P-ring protein FlgI, which translates into the protein MNNRLKKLMIGMGTLLCLLSFSAPATATRIKDMAAIQGVRANQLTGYGLVVGLNGTGDKNNILFTRQSLTNMLKKMNLHFDKSQIKVKNVAAVMGTANIPPFARIGDRIDITVSSLGDATSLKGGTLLMMPLKGVDGNVYAIAQGAISLAIPAGMNDRSSHLLTARIINGASVEREIPFKLEGKKNLTLSLFRPDFTTARRVGDTINAALGEGIAKIIDAGSIQLNVPESMQQEHVAEFIADVEGLSVVPDTVAKVVINEKTGTVVIGSEVTISNVAVAHGDLNVVIQGQNPEYVMELPGTSTIGELVNGLNSLGVRPRDLISILESIKAAGALQASLEIL
- a CDS encoding flagellar basal body L-ring protein FlgH — its product is MRSIQKNLITKEMLAFLLILMAATFTGCMSGGGEPALSAIPQDAMPEPAVQPNYTMAKPAEGSLWTAQNRFLLDDTKAAYIGDTVIVDIVENSSSTMEVNSDGKRTTSMSVGVPTLNAFGKVTHLGGTVGDKLIDTSFENSTKGEATSDRSGQVTASVAARVTEVMPNGNLSIFGRRAMKVDNEVQYIMVSGIVRPDDIDSDNRVESTSLADSRIEYYGKGALADKQKPGWGTRIIDNIWPW